From Cellulophaga lytica DSM 7489, a single genomic window includes:
- a CDS encoding cupin domain-containing protein: MKINITLVAVAITALFISTTANAQVNTIDSVATSKVQHFNFDEMESESIGEGIKRKWFHGEKGQMTIFDLEKGAHIPWHKHPNEQITYIMSGKVKIKTIIDGKEEFVIVSGGEVIVFPENVPHEFWALEKTVDLDVHVPVRQDWLSKELPDYLKKSK; this comes from the coding sequence ATGAAAATTAATATTACACTTGTAGCAGTAGCTATAACAGCATTATTTATAAGTACTACGGCAAATGCTCAAGTAAATACCATAGATTCTGTAGCCACTTCAAAAGTGCAACATTTCAATTTTGATGAAATGGAATCTGAGTCTATAGGTGAAGGCATTAAAAGAAAATGGTTTCACGGTGAAAAAGGGCAAATGACCATTTTTGACTTGGAAAAAGGAGCACATATTCCTTGGCATAAACACCCTAATGAGCAGATAACATACATTATGTCTGGTAAGGTAAAAATCAAGACCATAATTGATGGCAAAGAGGAATTTGTAATTGTTTCTGGCGGAGAAGTAATTGTTTTCCCAGAAAATGTACCGCACGAATTTTGGGCATTGGAAAAAACAGTGGATTTAGATGTTCACGTTCCTGTTCGCCAAGATTGGTTAAGTAAAGAATTACCAGATTATTTAAAGAAAAGTAAATAA
- a CDS encoding toxin-antitoxin system YwqK family antitoxin, which yields MLLVVALLFVTSCTTVTAVSKKNLEVKNNQGLVYYKNKPFTGLAISFYKNGGKSESISYKNGKKDGNYQKWFYTGDLSYQAYYKNGKKEGVAKSWWSNGKLRSRSVFENGIVNGIQKQWYKTGAKFKEMNIVNGKEEGLQRAWRKNGKIYNNYEAKNGRIFGLKRANLCFQLEDEIVQVK from the coding sequence TTGTTGTTAGTTGTTGCTTTACTGTTTGTAACTAGTTGTACAACGGTTACTGCTGTATCAAAAAAGAACTTAGAAGTAAAAAATAATCAAGGGCTTGTGTATTATAAAAACAAGCCTTTTACTGGCTTAGCTATTAGTTTTTATAAAAATGGTGGCAAGTCTGAAAGTATTAGCTATAAAAATGGAAAAAAAGATGGCAATTACCAAAAATGGTTTTATACGGGTGATCTTAGTTACCAAGCATATTACAAAAACGGAAAAAAAGAGGGCGTGGCTAAGTCTTGGTGGAGCAATGGTAAACTAAGGTCTAGATCTGTTTTTGAAAACGGAATTGTAAACGGTATACAAAAGCAGTGGTACAAAACAGGAGCAAAATTTAAGGAGATGAATATTGTAAACGGAAAGGAAGAAGGCTTGCAAAGAGCATGGCGTAAAAACGGAAAAATATACAATAATTATGAAGCAAAAAACGGTAGAATTTTTGGACTTAAAAGAGCAAATCTTTGTTTTCAATTGGAAGATGAAATTGTACAGGTTAAATAG
- a CDS encoding zinc-binding alcohol dehydrogenase family protein encodes MKAIGYKENLPIDNIKSLQDVELETPKATGRDILVEIKAISVNPADYKVRAGMPAEGDNWKVIGWDATGIVTAIGEDVTLFNVGDEVWYAGDFTRQGSYAEYQIVDERIVGKKPQSLSYAEAASLPLTTLTAYEMLFDRLEVSKDDANKSILVIGAAGGVGSILVQLAKKLTKLNIIGTASREETTSWLKELGADTVINHRNKLSEEFEKYNLPAPEYVVSLNATEHHVDEIAKLIKPQGKFGFIDDPKSLNVMPFKGKAVSTHIELMFTRSMFQTEDMIEQHNILNKASELIDNGTIRTTLGENFGTINAENLRKAHAFLETGKAKGKIVLEGF; translated from the coding sequence ATGAAAGCAATAGGGTACAAAGAGAATCTTCCAATTGACAATATAAAGTCTTTACAAGATGTAGAATTGGAAACTCCAAAAGCTACGGGAAGAGATATTTTAGTAGAAATAAAAGCTATTTCCGTAAATCCGGCAGATTATAAGGTACGTGCAGGAATGCCTGCAGAAGGTGACAACTGGAAAGTTATTGGCTGGGATGCTACCGGAATAGTTACAGCAATTGGTGAAGATGTGACTCTTTTCAATGTTGGAGATGAAGTTTGGTACGCAGGCGATTTTACTCGTCAAGGTAGTTATGCAGAATATCAAATTGTAGATGAGCGTATTGTTGGTAAAAAACCACAAAGCTTATCTTATGCTGAAGCTGCTTCATTACCATTAACCACACTTACAGCCTACGAAATGTTGTTTGATCGATTAGAGGTATCTAAAGACGATGCCAACAAATCTATTTTGGTAATTGGTGCCGCTGGTGGTGTAGGTTCTATTTTGGTGCAATTGGCTAAAAAACTGACCAAGTTGAATATTATAGGTACGGCTTCTCGTGAAGAAACTACGTCTTGGTTAAAAGAATTAGGTGCAGACACGGTTATTAACCACAGAAATAAATTGAGCGAAGAGTTCGAGAAATACAATTTACCGGCTCCGGAGTATGTAGTAAGCTTAAATGCTACGGAACACCACGTAGATGAAATTGCTAAACTGATAAAACCTCAAGGGAAATTCGGATTTATAGATGACCCAAAATCGCTAAATGTAATGCCTTTTAAAGGTAAAGCGGTTTCTACGCATATAGAGTTAATGTTTACACGCTCTATGTTTCAGACCGAAGATATGATTGAGCAGCATAATATATTGAACAAAGCTTCTGAATTAATCGACAACGGAACTATTAGAACTACGTTAGGAGAAAATTTTGGAACTATAAATGCTGAAAACCTTAGAAAAGCTCACGCTTTCTTAGAAACAGGTAAAGCAAAAGGTAAAATTGTTTTAGAAGGATTTTAA
- a CDS encoding Na+/H+ antiporter NhaC family protein, producing MTAIKNSTPKLIALLPLFVFVFTFLGVGIYQNDFYALPAPIAVIAGIIAAFLLFKQTINAKINTLLEGCGDSKILTMCLIYLLAGAFATITKETGSVDAIVSLGLDIIPIQYIYFGVFIIAAFLSISTGTSVGAIVALTPIVIGFADKGGASLAVLCGALLGGAMFGDNLSVISDTTIAATQSLGVKMSDKFKQNIKIALPAALITIVVLIFKGADLNAHSLENTTYNYNLLKIVPYVFVIALSVIGVNVFVTLLLGVILAAIIGIFYGDFTLIESTKYAYAGFTSMTEIFLLSLLSGGLAALVAKNGGIDYILNKIKTLIKSKKSAQFGIATLVSTVNMAIANNTVSIIISGTIAKTINDEYKLDNKNTASILDIFACITQGLLPYGAQVLMILSFSEGKLTYTDLISNTWYLLLLFIYTIIYISLNPFKLKKYDIK from the coding sequence ATGACTGCAATAAAAAATAGTACACCAAAGCTTATAGCATTATTACCCTTATTTGTATTTGTATTTACATTTTTAGGCGTAGGTATTTATCAGAACGACTTTTATGCATTACCAGCGCCTATAGCTGTTATTGCAGGTATTATAGCCGCTTTTTTATTATTTAAACAAACTATTAATGCTAAAATTAATACACTTTTAGAAGGCTGTGGAGATAGTAAAATACTAACTATGTGCCTTATATATTTGTTGGCTGGTGCATTTGCAACAATTACCAAAGAAACAGGTAGTGTAGACGCTATTGTGAGTTTAGGGTTAGATATAATTCCTATACAATACATTTATTTTGGAGTGTTTATTATTGCTGCCTTTTTATCTATATCTACAGGTACATCTGTAGGTGCCATTGTAGCTTTAACACCAATTGTTATAGGGTTTGCAGATAAAGGTGGTGCATCTTTAGCCGTGCTTTGTGGTGCACTTTTAGGTGGTGCTATGTTTGGAGATAACCTTTCTGTAATATCAGATACAACTATTGCAGCAACACAATCTTTAGGAGTTAAAATGAGCGATAAATTTAAACAAAATATAAAAATTGCATTACCAGCAGCTTTAATTACAATTGTTGTATTAATTTTTAAAGGAGCAGATTTAAATGCGCATAGTTTAGAAAATACAACCTATAATTATAACCTACTAAAAATAGTACCTTATGTATTTGTAATTGCACTATCTGTTATTGGTGTAAACGTTTTTGTTACCTTATTACTTGGTGTAATTTTAGCTGCAATAATTGGTATATTTTACGGTGACTTTACGCTAATTGAATCTACTAAGTATGCATATGCAGGATTTACGAGTATGACAGAGATTTTTTTGTTATCCTTATTGTCTGGTGGCTTAGCTGCTTTGGTTGCTAAAAATGGAGGGATAGACTATATTCTAAATAAAATAAAAACACTTATAAAGAGTAAAAAATCTGCACAATTTGGAATTGCCACACTAGTAAGTACGGTTAATATGGCTATTGCAAATAACACCGTTTCCATAATTATTTCTGGTACTATTGCCAAAACTATAAACGATGAGTATAAGTTAGACAATAAAAATACGGCTTCAATATTAGATATTTTTGCCTGTATTACACAAGGATTATTACCTTATGGAGCACAAGTATTAATGATTTTAAGCTTTTCTGAAGGAAAACTAACATATACAGACTTAATAAGTAATACCTGGTATTTACTTCTGTTATTTATCTATACCATAATATACATTAGTTTAAATCCGTTTAAATTGAAGAAATATGACATAAAATAA
- a CDS encoding phosphatase PAP2 family protein: MKIKIAQFISVLGHPLLLFPFLILIFNLNDKETVFSHTLSLIYGIFFLVLIAWVYIGKRRGKYTDLDVSNKRERRSLYIFALPLMVLVLFFLFYTKQPVYICTSFSIATLMLLASFGINFLIKISMHVAINIYLALAIIFVNRRLGVVLILFTFLVMWSRLVLKRHTPKEVVTGLIIGSLFGLTLVLIS, encoded by the coding sequence ATGAAAATTAAAATAGCTCAATTTATATCTGTATTAGGACACCCGTTGTTGCTATTTCCTTTTTTAATTTTAATTTTTAATCTTAATGATAAGGAAACAGTCTTTTCCCATACCTTATCTCTTATTTATGGCATTTTTTTTCTAGTTTTAATTGCTTGGGTCTATATAGGAAAAAGAAGAGGAAAATATACAGACTTAGATGTATCTAACAAAAGGGAGCGTAGATCGTTGTATATATTTGCTTTACCACTAATGGTTTTGGTTCTTTTCTTTTTATTTTATACAAAACAGCCTGTTTACATTTGCACTAGCTTTTCTATAGCTACGCTTATGCTTTTAGCTTCTTTCGGAATTAATTTTCTTATAAAAATATCTATGCACGTGGCTATAAACATATATTTAGCACTTGCTATTATATTTGTAAATAGGCGTTTAGGTGTTGTTCTTATATTATTTACATTTTTAGTAATGTGGTCTAGACTTGTATTAAAAAGGCACACACCAAAAGAGGTTGTTACAGGCTTAATTATAGGCTCATTGTTTGGGCTAACCTTAGTACTTATTTCTTAG
- a CDS encoding T9SS type A sorting domain-containing protein, translating to MKKISLLSIIMFLQLLFVNAQYDWDNIPIPANAGSGKTWQLQVQASDDFNYQFLPSTNVTDFGPGNNKKWYNKYHNLPSGAPNNFEGPGPTKWMQNHVAVSGGHLNIWASRIPGATKSFVGSSGNLISRPETRAGCITNKTRVKFPVFVEASIKVMNSSLASDIWLLSPDDTQEIDIIECYGGPGDDNRNGFFANKIHLSHHVFIRPPNFKDYQPADFNSWWQKNGVNQWGGRVVRIGVNWVSATRLEYYVDGQMVRVLDDTAVQTRLADGTWQYTYPAGVTSTGVNGQLVRENGYQKMNIATSLNDAKNKSNISVIDPFNYLNNQRRFTKEMDIIINVEDQSWQAEANRSATDKELENFENNNLLVNWIRVYKPVNASNFVNTEISNNSARTLTFNEEEKQELAVFPIPAKDVVNISSKDYVQAKVYNLQGLIVLRKDVADGTLNVSSLEKGIYVLELAKANGESTKQKIVISK from the coding sequence ATGAAAAAGATTAGCCTACTATCAATTATTATGTTTCTACAATTGCTATTTGTTAATGCTCAGTACGATTGGGATAACATACCTATACCCGCAAATGCCGGATCAGGAAAAACGTGGCAATTACAAGTACAAGCCAGTGACGATTTTAACTACCAATTTTTACCTTCTACCAATGTTACCGATTTTGGCCCAGGAAATAATAAAAAATGGTATAATAAATACCATAATTTACCAAGTGGTGCTCCCAATAATTTTGAAGGTCCAGGACCAACAAAATGGATGCAAAACCACGTAGCTGTTTCTGGAGGTCATTTAAATATTTGGGCATCTAGAATCCCTGGAGCAACCAAGTCTTTTGTTGGCTCTAGCGGAAATTTAATTTCTAGACCAGAAACAAGAGCTGGTTGTATAACTAACAAAACGCGTGTAAAATTCCCTGTATTTGTAGAAGCTAGTATAAAAGTAATGAACTCTTCATTAGCTTCGGATATTTGGCTACTTAGCCCAGATGACACACAGGAAATAGACATTATAGAATGTTATGGAGGGCCAGGAGACGACAATAGAAATGGTTTCTTTGCAAATAAAATACACCTTAGTCATCATGTATTTATTAGGCCTCCAAACTTTAAAGATTACCAACCTGCAGATTTTAATAGTTGGTGGCAAAAAAATGGAGTTAACCAATGGGGAGGAAGAGTTGTAAGAATTGGTGTTAATTGGGTTTCAGCTACAAGATTAGAGTATTATGTAGACGGGCAAATGGTACGTGTTTTAGATGATACTGCAGTACAAACCAGATTAGCAGATGGTACTTGGCAATATACATACCCAGCTGGTGTAACAAGTACTGGTGTTAACGGACAGTTAGTTAGAGAAAATGGATATCAAAAAATGAATATTGCTACTAGTTTAAATGATGCAAAAAACAAGTCTAATATTAGTGTTATAGATCCATTTAATTATTTAAATAACCAGAGAAGATTTACAAAAGAAATGGATATTATTATTAATGTAGAAGACCAAAGTTGGCAAGCAGAGGCTAACAGATCTGCTACAGATAAAGAGTTAGAGAATTTTGAAAATAATAATTTACTTGTAAATTGGATTAGAGTATACAAACCTGTTAATGCTAGTAACTTTGTTAATACAGAGATTTCTAATAATTCTGCTAGAACTTTAACTTTTAATGAAGAAGAAAAGCAAGAGCTAGCAGTATTTCCTATTCCTGCTAAAGACGTTGTAAATATTAGTAGTAAAGACTATGTACAGGCTAAGGTTTATAATTTGCAAGGACTAATTGTTTTAAGAAAAGATGTTGCAGATGGTACACTAAATGTTTCTTCTTTAGAAAAAGGTATTTATGTACTAGAATTAGCCAAAGCAAATGGTGAGTCTACAAAGCAAAAAATTGTAATATCTAAATAA
- a CDS encoding DMT family transporter, with amino-acid sequence MWMYLGLLSALFLGLHNLCKKHAVQGNEVFPVLLGTITAGFLLLLPFYLGSKFYPEFTKEIGFYITDIPWQNHALIVIKSMLMAGSWVLAYQALKHLPITIVTPIRSAGPFFTFIGAIFIYHERPNYWQWIGFFLIIFSVFLYSRIGKQEGINFKKNKWIFAIIGATFLGSSSGLYDKFLIQQVNLNPQTLQFWFCWYTILILLVILAITWFPKADKRKAFKWRWSIPAVGILLQTADYFYFKALQDPDALIMLLSAIKRSQILIAVLLGGILFKEKNKRKKLIPLAGILLGVALILYSN; translated from the coding sequence ATGTGGATGTATTTAGGCCTTTTATCGGCTTTATTTTTAGGATTGCACAATTTGTGCAAAAAACATGCTGTACAAGGCAATGAGGTTTTTCCTGTACTTTTAGGTACTATAACTGCTGGTTTTTTACTGTTACTACCTTTTTATTTAGGATCTAAATTTTATCCTGAGTTTACTAAAGAAATTGGTTTTTACATCACAGATATTCCTTGGCAAAACCACGCATTAATTGTTATAAAATCTATGCTAATGGCTGGCTCTTGGGTATTGGCTTACCAAGCCTTAAAACATTTGCCCATTACTATTGTTACTCCAATACGTTCCGCCGGACCTTTTTTTACTTTTATTGGTGCAATTTTTATTTATCATGAACGACCAAATTATTGGCAGTGGATTGGCTTTTTCTTAATCATATTTTCTGTTTTTTTATACTCTAGAATTGGAAAACAAGAAGGTATCAATTTTAAAAAGAACAAATGGATATTTGCTATAATAGGTGCTACTTTTTTAGGCTCATCTAGCGGTTTATATGATAAATTTTTAATACAACAGGTAAATTTAAATCCGCAAACACTACAGTTTTGGTTTTGCTGGTATACTATTTTAATATTATTAGTTATACTAGCCATAACTTGGTTTCCAAAGGCAGACAAAAGAAAAGCGTTTAAATGGCGTTGGTCTATACCCGCTGTTGGTATTTTATTGCAAACTGCAGATTATTTTTACTTTAAAGCACTACAAGATCCAGATGCATTAATAATGCTTTTATCTGCCATAAAAAGGAGTCAAATTTTAATAGCCGTATTATTAGGCGGAATTTTGTTTAAAGAAAAAAACAAACGAAAAAAGCTTATTCCGCTTGCTGGTATACTTTTAGGTGTTGCTTTAATATTATATTCTAACTAA
- a CDS encoding SCO family protein produces MKLYRLNSLFTAFLLVFTLLGCNNKSNSEKESALPYYGESSFTPKWLATDSKEAMEMHRIPNFSLINQNGEVITRNTFKNKIYVADFFFTSCSGICPKMTSNMSVLQEAFKTDDDVLLLSHTVTPETDTVEVLNEYAKTKGVKPNKWHLVTGSRSEIYNLGRNAYFIEEDLGELKTDDDFLHTENFVLIDKNQHIRGIYNGLNKTAIQQLIADIKTLK; encoded by the coding sequence ATGAAATTGTACAGGTTAAATAGCTTGTTTACAGCATTTTTACTTGTTTTTACATTGTTAGGATGCAATAATAAATCTAACAGTGAAAAAGAGAGTGCTTTACCTTATTACGGTGAATCTAGTTTTACTCCAAAATGGTTGGCTACAGATAGTAAAGAAGCTATGGAAATGCATAGAATACCCAATTTTAGTTTAATAAACCAAAACGGAGAAGTAATAACACGTAATACTTTTAAAAATAAAATTTATGTAGCAGATTTTTTCTTTACTAGTTGTTCTGGTATTTGTCCTAAAATGACAAGTAATATGTCTGTATTACAAGAAGCTTTTAAAACAGATGATGATGTTTTGTTGTTATCACATACGGTAACTCCGGAGACAGACACAGTAGAAGTTTTAAACGAATATGCAAAAACTAAAGGTGTTAAGCCTAACAAATGGCATTTAGTTACTGGTAGTAGAAGTGAAATTTATAACTTAGGTAGAAATGCCTATTTTATAGAGGAAGACTTAGGAGAACTAAAAACAGATGATGATTTTTTACACACAGAAAATTTTGTTTTAATTGATAAAAACCAACACATTAGAGGTATTTATAACGGGTTAAACAAAACTGCTATACAACAACTTATTGCTGACATTAAAACTTTAAAATAA
- a CDS encoding alpha-ketoglutarate-dependent dioxygenase AlkB family protein produces the protein MDLFNQTNLFSTKEVRKTTFDLPGADITLFENFFSIEESNKLYKSLLHNTPWQQEQISIHGKLVDYPRLTAWYGDVDKDIKYTNTKSKMHLWNNDLLFIKERIEKEVDIKFTRCLLNYYRDGKDSVDWHQDYKGEQRKNTVIGSVTFGATRPFQLKHISRTDLKRVDIPLANGSLLLMQGATQENWKHKIPKTKKHILPRINLTFRWIA, from the coding sequence ATGGATTTATTTAATCAAACCAATTTATTTTCAACTAAAGAAGTCCGTAAAACTACTTTTGATTTACCAGGAGCGGATATTACGTTGTTCGAAAATTTCTTCAGCATTGAAGAGAGTAACAAGCTGTATAAAAGTCTACTTCATAATACGCCTTGGCAGCAAGAACAAATTAGCATTCACGGTAAATTGGTAGATTATCCTAGATTAACAGCTTGGTATGGAGATGTTGACAAAGACATTAAATACACGAATACAAAAAGTAAAATGCATTTGTGGAATAACGATTTACTTTTCATTAAAGAACGTATAGAGAAAGAGGTGGATATCAAATTTACACGCTGTTTACTTAATTATTACCGTGACGGAAAAGATAGCGTAGACTGGCATCAAGACTACAAAGGAGAACAACGAAAAAATACGGTTATAGGTTCAGTTACCTTTGGTGCAACCAGACCTTTTCAGTTAAAACACATATCAAGAACAGATTTAAAACGTGTAGATATTCCATTAGCAAATGGTAGTCTTTTGTTAATGCAAGGCGCTACACAAGAAAATTGGAAACATAAAATACCTAAAACAAAAAAACATATTCTACCTAGAATAAATTTAACCTTTAGGTGGATTGCTTAA
- a CDS encoding NAD(P)H-dependent oxidoreductase, with translation MNTPNIAKEDILNAFNYRHATKEFDASKTLTDEQINFILKTANLSPSSFGFEPWHFIVVQDKELRELLKPVAWGAPVKLDTASHFILGLAMKAPMVKHNAPYIEHMMKEVKQMPEDVVEMYSKFYREFQERDFTLDSDKKLFDWSSKQTYIALGNMMTAAALTGIDSCPIEGFHIEDTEALLRDKFGVDTDKYGISFMAAFGYRKADPEFPKSRRPLEDIVTWK, from the coding sequence ATGAATACACCAAACATTGCAAAGGAAGATATTTTAAACGCGTTTAACTACAGACACGCTACCAAAGAATTTGATGCATCAAAAACATTAACCGATGAGCAAATCAATTTCATCTTAAAAACAGCAAATTTATCTCCAAGTTCATTTGGTTTTGAACCTTGGCACTTTATAGTTGTACAGGATAAAGAATTACGTGAGCTATTAAAGCCAGTAGCTTGGGGTGCTCCGGTAAAATTAGATACTGCTAGTCACTTTATTCTAGGTTTGGCAATGAAAGCTCCTATGGTAAAGCATAATGCGCCATATATTGAACATATGATGAAAGAGGTAAAACAAATGCCGGAAGATGTTGTAGAAATGTACTCTAAATTTTACAGAGAGTTTCAGGAGCGTGATTTTACCTTAGATTCAGATAAAAAGTTATTCGATTGGTCATCAAAACAGACTTACATTGCTCTAGGTAATATGATGACTGCTGCCGCACTTACAGGAATAGATTCTTGTCCTATTGAAGGTTTCCATATAGAGGATACGGAAGCTTTATTAAGAGATAAATTCGGGGTGGATACAGATAAATATGGAATTTCTTTTATGGCTGCATTCGGATACAGAAAAGCAGATCCTGAATTCCCTAAGTCTAGAAGACCACTAGAGGACATTGTAACTTGGAAATAA
- a CDS encoding AraC family transcriptional regulator → MQVLEAHKPFEIQEIELTDWKQRPVKNNFFELVLIKNGKGTQCINYNDYEYEKGSIFLLPPLKCHSFNIKESTNFVFLKFTDSFFKNVNKVTIDRNEWFKEASYILSNYNQLPGDIIKNEVDRNYLESLIDMILQESRSYGEDSVSLITSFMTSILEILIRNIKNSTYFETPNNNSDNRITKMLAYINENIDKAELLKVENLADVFMMSPTYVSEYFKKQVKMSLREYIIKGKLKLVEIRLLNSDFTLTEIADELGFTDVSHLSKTFKRYAGTSIKEFKNNGEYMLLKRGSCAPSIRA, encoded by the coding sequence ATGCAAGTACTAGAAGCACATAAACCTTTTGAAATACAAGAAATAGAATTAACAGACTGGAAACAGCGACCTGTTAAAAATAATTTTTTTGAGTTGGTTTTAATAAAAAATGGTAAAGGAACCCAGTGTATAAACTACAACGACTATGAATATGAAAAAGGTAGTATATTTTTGTTACCTCCTTTAAAATGCCATTCTTTTAATATAAAAGAGTCTACTAATTTTGTGTTTTTAAAATTTACAGATTCGTTTTTTAAAAATGTAAATAAAGTGACTATAGATAGAAATGAATGGTTTAAAGAAGCATCATACATACTATCTAATTACAACCAATTGCCTGGAGATATTATTAAAAATGAAGTAGACCGCAATTATTTAGAAAGTTTAATAGATATGATATTGCAAGAGTCTAGAAGTTATGGTGAAGACTCGGTTAGCTTAATAACTAGTTTTATGACTAGTATTTTAGAAATATTAATACGCAATATTAAAAACAGTACTTATTTTGAAACTCCTAACAATAATTCTGATAATAGAATTACAAAAATGCTTGCATATATAAATGAAAACATTGACAAGGCGGAATTGTTAAAAGTTGAAAATTTGGCAGATGTTTTTATGATGTCACCAACCTATGTTAGTGAATATTTTAAAAAACAAGTAAAAATGTCACTAAGAGAATATATTATAAAAGGAAAGCTAAAGTTAGTAGAGATACGCTTATTAAACTCTGATTTTACACTTACAGAAATTGCTGATGAATTAGGGTTTACAGATGTTAGTCACTTATCTAAAACATTTAAACGCTACGCAGGTACTTCTATTAAAGAGTTTAAAAATAACGGAGAATATATGTTATTAAAACGAGGTTCTTGTGCACCATCTATTAGAGCTTAA
- a CDS encoding Hsp20/alpha crystallin family protein yields MSNLINVPKNGGLTSTNSPINFPSWSRVIDDMFNLDLPTVFTSNFNTGITLPKVNIKETPESFLVYMAAPGLDKSNFQVEIDNHSLTISAEIKEEEETNNQHYTRREFGYSSFKRTFTLPETVNDASIDAKYTNGILHITLPKKEEAKQKPARTINIS; encoded by the coding sequence ATGAGCAATTTAATTAATGTTCCTAAAAACGGAGGTTTAACAAGCACAAATTCACCTATTAACTTTCCTAGCTGGTCTAGAGTAATAGACGATATGTTTAATTTAGATTTACCTACTGTATTTACATCTAACTTTAATACAGGTATAACTTTGCCTAAGGTAAATATTAAGGAAACACCAGAGTCATTTTTAGTTTATATGGCTGCTCCTGGGTTAGATAAGTCTAATTTTCAGGTAGAAATAGATAACCACTCTTTAACTATTTCTGCAGAAATTAAAGAGGAAGAAGAAACTAACAACCAACACTATACGCGTAGAGAGTTTGGATACTCATCTTTTAAAAGAACTTTTACACTACCAGAAACTGTTAATGACGCTAGTATAGATGCAAAGTATACAAATGGTATTTTGCATATTACCTTACCAAAAAAAGAAGAGGCAAAGCAAAAGCCTGCTAGAACAATAAATATATCTTAA
- a CDS encoding DUF1853 family protein — MTLQYKDIEQQFIGYVNTPTLWVSNSVYGLKQFELEKNDTPKFTDKIPTNLRLGKRVERYVSTDFKQSKDITILAENLQIQNNKLTIGEIDCILIKNKIAYHIEIIYKFYLFDDTVGSTELDYWIGPNRNDSLIKKLDKLKDKQLPLLYNTHTTPIIKKLNLSLNKIKQRVFFKAQLFTPYKRSVKFKQLNKNCVKGFYVKHAQLEQFNKCKFYIPNKTNWLQEVKTQVNWLTYNTFTAEVNTLITAKKSPLCWIKFPNGELEKFFVVWW; from the coding sequence ATGACATTACAATACAAAGACATAGAGCAACAGTTTATTGGTTATGTAAATACCCCAACACTATGGGTAAGCAACAGCGTGTATGGTTTAAAACAGTTTGAACTAGAAAAAAATGATACTCCAAAATTTACTGATAAGATACCAACAAATTTAAGATTAGGAAAAAGGGTAGAACGCTATGTTAGCACAGATTTTAAGCAATCTAAAGACATTACTATTTTAGCAGAAAACCTACAAATACAAAACAATAAGCTTACTATTGGTGAAATAGACTGTATTTTAATAAAAAACAAAATAGCCTATCATATAGAAATAATTTATAAATTTTACCTGTTTGATGATACGGTTGGTAGTACTGAGTTAGATTATTGGATTGGACCAAACAGAAATGATTCTCTAATTAAAAAGTTAGATAAACTTAAAGATAAGCAACTACCACTACTCTACAACACCCATACAACCCCAATAATTAAAAAGCTAAATTTAAGTTTAAATAAAATTAAACAACGTGTATTTTTTAAAGCACAACTATTTACACCTTACAAAAGAAGTGTAAAATTTAAGCAGTTAAATAAGAACTGTGTAAAAGGTTTTTATGTTAAGCATGCACAATTAGAGCAATTTAATAAGTGTAAGTTTTATATACCTAACAAAACTAATTGGCTGCAAGAAGTAAAAACACAAGTAAACTGGCTAACATATAATACATTTACTGCAGAGGTTAACACCTTAATTACTGCCAAAAAGTCTCCATTATGCTGGATAAAATTTCCTAACGGAGAATTAGAAAAGTTTTTTGTTGTTTGGTGGTAA